The Parabacteroides sp. AD58 genome includes a window with the following:
- a CDS encoding acyltransferase family protein translates to MKKEVKNQRLQSLDALRGFDMFFIMGGGALFVGLATWCPTPFFLAIADQMEHVPWHGFAFEDMIFPLFLFIAGISFPYSLEKQKASGMTSSAIYRKVIRRGLVLVLLGCIYNGLLDFDFANQRYASVLGRIGLAWMFAALIFLNVQTRIRIGIVAAIFIGYWLLLIGFPAPDGDGDPFSMGGSLVGYVDRMLLPGHLYKEIHDPEGILGIIPAIGTASLGMLTGEWIKLKREGLTEMRKVGMLICAGALLIVVGLVWSLVFPINKNLWTSSFACLVGGISMLLFALFYYIIDVKNCRRWTLFFRVIGMNSITIYLAQHFIDFEFTSTSVFGGLASIFPESFQPLVLALAYIAVCWGFLYFLYRQKIFLKV, encoded by the coding sequence ATGAAAAAAGAAGTAAAAAATCAGCGTTTGCAATCGCTGGATGCCCTGCGGGGATTTGACATGTTCTTTATTATGGGTGGAGGAGCTTTGTTTGTAGGTCTGGCCACTTGGTGTCCAACGCCTTTCTTTCTGGCGATAGCCGATCAGATGGAGCATGTGCCCTGGCATGGATTTGCCTTTGAGGATATGATCTTTCCTTTATTCCTCTTTATAGCGGGTATATCTTTTCCTTATTCTTTAGAGAAGCAGAAAGCCAGTGGCATGACATCTTCTGCTATTTATCGGAAAGTGATTCGTCGCGGTCTCGTATTGGTTTTGTTGGGTTGTATTTACAATGGCCTGTTGGATTTTGATTTTGCGAATCAGCGTTACGCCAGTGTTCTGGGACGTATTGGTCTGGCCTGGATGTTTGCCGCATTGATCTTTCTGAATGTACAGACTCGGATCCGTATCGGAATTGTTGCTGCAATTTTTATTGGCTACTGGTTGCTTTTGATTGGCTTCCCGGCTCCGGATGGAGACGGTGATCCTTTCTCGATGGGAGGAAGTCTGGTTGGTTATGTAGACCGAATGCTTTTACCGGGCCATTTATATAAGGAAATTCACGATCCGGAAGGTATTTTGGGAATTATTCCGGCGATAGGAACAGCCTCTTTAGGAATGCTTACCGGAGAATGGATTAAGCTGAAACGGGAAGGACTGACTGAAATGCGGAAGGTCGGTATGCTGATCTGTGCAGGAGCTCTGCTGATTGTCGTAGGACTGGTATGGAGTTTGGTTTTCCCGATCAACAAAAATCTTTGGACAAGTTCGTTTGCCTGTCTGGTAGGTGGTATATCCATGCTGTTGTTTGCTTTATTCTATTATATAATAGATGTAAAGAATTGCCGCCGGTGGACCTTGTTTTTCCGGGTTATCGGTATGAATTCTATTACCATTTATCTGGCCCAACATTTCATAGACTTTGAATTTACCAGTACATCTGTTTTTGGCGGACTGGCCTCGATCTTCCCGGAATCATTCCAGCCTTTGGTACTTGCATTAGCTTATATAGCTGTATGTTGGGGCTTTTTATATTTTCTTTACCGGCAAAAAATCTTTTTGAAAGTATAG
- a CDS encoding DUF3078 domain-containing protein has protein sequence MKRIAIIFLFWCLGCTGYLVAQDSVSFVPVVTTPQVESAGLQDTVITIDERDLPDLRSRLEELNMDYQSPVPLNDRLRQLLTKDELRMSPEATWLISRFYDRSNQFGPDVTFRDTMIVNPLFLPILFKGDYLPKNLVFYDTKALDPKYKPAPLMPNDTIPAFKDYLMAQASADSAHRYVETHYPMYFRYTQASLPQDAVKAKVIKKEITEDFPLVVTKDVTFDNVEAPTKFIPERRYWTSSFESSLQVAQNYISPNWHKGGASSLNLNHYEFFEYDYKRDRIKITNTLKIKNNIYTAPNDTLRNYKVSDDLFQIKTNVGYQAFSKWYYTFDFDFSTQILSSFEENSNVKLAGLLAPYSITVGLGMKYDLNKTFKQKHKSLTFNVNIAPLSYTFRQTIDENIKLDKHFQKKADGTLPTVENLLGSSVEATLNFQINRSISWYSQFKYKTSYARIEGDWENRFTFAWSRFFSSNITLNMRYDDGVAKSEDFNSYLQINELLSFGFNYKW, from the coding sequence ATGAAAAGAATAGCTATTATATTTTTGTTTTGGTGTTTAGGTTGTACGGGTTATCTGGTAGCGCAGGATTCGGTTTCATTTGTTCCAGTGGTAACTACACCGCAAGTCGAGTCTGCAGGTTTGCAGGATACGGTCATTACTATTGATGAGCGGGACTTACCAGATTTGAGAAGCCGGTTGGAAGAGTTGAATATGGATTATCAGTCGCCTGTCCCTTTAAACGATCGTTTACGTCAGTTACTGACGAAAGATGAATTACGGATGTCGCCTGAAGCGACTTGGCTTATCTCCCGTTTTTATGATCGTTCCAATCAGTTTGGACCGGATGTGACTTTCCGTGATACAATGATTGTGAATCCTTTGTTTTTACCAATCCTTTTCAAAGGTGATTATTTGCCTAAGAATTTGGTTTTTTATGATACAAAAGCCTTGGATCCGAAATATAAGCCGGCACCATTGATGCCGAATGATACGATTCCGGCGTTCAAAGATTATTTGATGGCGCAGGCAAGTGCTGACAGTGCGCATCGATATGTTGAAACGCATTACCCGATGTATTTCAGATATACCCAAGCTTCTTTACCGCAGGATGCCGTAAAGGCAAAGGTGATCAAGAAAGAAATAACAGAGGATTTCCCTTTGGTGGTTACTAAAGATGTTACTTTTGATAATGTTGAGGCTCCTACAAAGTTTATCCCTGAACGGCGTTATTGGACTTCAAGTTTTGAGAGTTCCTTGCAGGTGGCACAGAATTATATCTCTCCAAACTGGCATAAGGGTGGGGCAAGTTCTTTGAATTTGAACCATTATGAGTTTTTTGAGTATGATTATAAAAGAGATCGTATAAAAATAACTAATACGTTGAAGATTAAAAATAATATATATACGGCTCCAAATGATACTCTTCGTAATTATAAAGTAAGCGATGATCTGTTTCAAATCAAAACCAATGTGGGTTATCAAGCTTTTTCAAAGTGGTATTATACTTTTGATTTTGATTTTTCTACTCAGATACTTAGTAGTTTTGAGGAAAATTCAAACGTAAAATTAGCTGGTTTGTTAGCTCCGTATAGCATTACGGTTGGCTTAGGTATGAAATATGATTTGAATAAAACTTTTAAACAGAAGCATAAATCATTGACATTTAATGTAAACATAGCCCCGTTGTCTTATACTTTTAGACAAACAATCGATGAAAATATAAAGTTGGATAAGCATTTTCAGAAAAAAGCTGATGGGACACTTCCTACTGTAGAAAATTTATTGGGATCTTCTGTAGAAGCAACTCTTAATTTTCAAATAAACAGAAGTATAAGTTGGTATTCTCAATTTAAATATAAGACTTCATATGCTCGTATTGAGGGGGATTGGGAAAACCGATTCACCTTTGCCTGGAGTCGGTTCTTTTCATCTAATATAACATTGAATATGCGTTATGATGATGGTGTGGCTAAGAGTGAGGATTTTAATAGCTATCTGCAGATTAATGAGTTGTTGAGCTTTGGTTTTAATTACAAATGGTAA
- a CDS encoding CTP synthase — protein MADTKYIFVTGGVVSSLGKGIISASLGKLLQARGYKVTIQKFDPYINIDPGTLNPYEHGECYVTVDGHEADLDLGHYERFLNVQTTRANNITTGRIYQSVINKERRGDYLGRTVQVVPHITDEIKRNVKLLGSKYKFDFVITEIGGTVGDIESLPFIESVRQLKWELGKNCICVHLTYVPYIAAAKEYKTKPTQHSVKELQALGIQPDILVLRTEHELSGNILRKVALFCNVTEEAVIQSIDVPTIYEVPLVLQRQKMDEIVLRKTGLEVGPTPEMKPWREFLAKKQAAKESVKIGLVGKYVELQDAYKSIDESLLQAAIYNDHKLDLHLFHSEKLNDANVAEQLKDMDGILIAPGFGQRGIEGKFAAIKFARENDIPCLGICLGMQCMVIEFARDVLGFKDANSTEMEPNTTHKVIDLMEEQKNVTNLGGSMRLGAYDCVLKKGSKVYEAYGKEHIQERHRHRFEFNNEYKSQFEEAGMKCTGENPETNLVEVVEIPTLKWFVGVQYHPEYNSTVVNPNPLFLSFVKAAIANKKN, from the coding sequence GTGGCTGATACAAAGTACATTTTTGTGACAGGAGGTGTAGTTTCATCCTTAGGTAAAGGAATCATCTCCGCCTCGTTGGGAAAGTTGCTTCAAGCAAGAGGTTATAAGGTAACTATCCAGAAGTTTGACCCGTACATTAACATCGATCCGGGAACATTGAACCCTTATGAACATGGTGAATGCTATGTAACAGTGGACGGACATGAAGCCGACCTGGATTTAGGACATTATGAACGTTTCCTGAATGTTCAGACTACCCGTGCCAACAACATTACTACAGGACGTATTTATCAAAGTGTAATCAACAAAGAACGTAGAGGAGATTATCTGGGAAGAACCGTTCAGGTAGTTCCTCATATCACCGATGAAATCAAACGTAATGTCAAATTATTAGGTAGCAAATACAAATTTGACTTTGTCATTACCGAGATCGGAGGAACTGTAGGTGATATAGAGTCTTTGCCATTCATTGAAAGCGTACGACAATTAAAATGGGAATTAGGTAAGAATTGTATTTGTGTACATTTAACTTATGTTCCTTACATTGCTGCAGCCAAAGAATACAAGACAAAGCCTACCCAGCATTCTGTAAAAGAATTGCAGGCTTTAGGTATCCAACCGGATATCCTGGTACTTCGAACAGAGCACGAATTGAGCGGAAATATCCTACGTAAAGTAGCTTTGTTCTGCAATGTAACAGAAGAAGCGGTTATCCAGTCTATCGACGTACCAACTATTTACGAAGTTCCTCTGGTATTACAACGCCAGAAAATGGATGAAATCGTCTTGCGTAAAACCGGCTTAGAAGTAGGCCCGACGCCAGAAATGAAACCGTGGAGAGAATTTTTGGCAAAGAAACAAGCTGCCAAAGAAAGTGTCAAAATAGGTTTGGTTGGTAAATACGTTGAATTACAAGATGCCTACAAATCGATCGACGAATCTTTATTGCAAGCAGCCATTTACAATGACCATAAGCTGGATCTGCATTTATTCCACTCAGAAAAGCTGAACGACGCAAATGTTGCAGAACAGCTAAAGGATATGGATGGAATCTTAATTGCTCCGGGTTTCGGTCAGCGTGGTATTGAAGGTAAATTCGCAGCCATCAAATTTGCCCGCGAAAATGATATTCCTTGTTTAGGTATTTGTTTGGGTATGCAATGTATGGTTATTGAATTTGCTCGCGACGTATTAGGGTTCAAAGATGCCAACTCTACCGAAATGGAACCGAACACAACGCACAAAGTCATCGACTTGATGGAAGAACAAAAGAATGTCACTAATTTAGGAGGTTCTATGCGTTTGGGTGCTTATGATTGTGTTTTGAAAAAAGGCTCGAAAGTATATGAAGCTTATGGCAAAGAACACATCCAGGAACGCCACCGTCATCGTTTCGAATTCAACAACGAATATAAATCCCAGTTTGAAGAAGCCGGAATGAAATGTACGGGAGAAAATCCGGAAACGAATCTGGTTGAAGTTGTAGAAATACCGACTCTGAAATGGTTTGTAGGAGTTCAGTATCATCCAGAATACAACAGTACGGTTGTTAATCCGAATCCTCTATTCCTGAGCTTTGTAAAAGCTGCTATTGCTAATAAGAAAAACTGA
- the yidC gene encoding membrane protein insertase YidC, translating into MDKNTIIGFVLIGIVLFGFSWLNRPTPEQIEAQRRYQDSIAQIEMAKQAEQEKQQADPMASFNNLPDSVKQDRLSSSFGSFATAMTGKEEFVTLENEKVSVKLSSKGGRVVSATLKEYDNYKGEPLVLFDQEESFFDLSLVTAANQRVNTKDMFFTPIKGNDPNAVTMRLQLNEGSYLDFIYALQPDDYRMDYSIKGTGLNGVLSPATETLTLTWVQDIRQQEKGRKFENRYVGLYYKVANDDVENLSETSNDNKSVKESLQWIGYKDMFFSTVLASKDGFTDVKFDSKMYNAGEYMKNFHTTASIAFDLNGTKSTDFQYFFVPNKYSLLKDYNDIVSDGPELRLEKLVPLGWGIFRWVNQYFIIPLFNFLGSFIGNYGWLIFLMTVIVKLILFPLTYKSYMSSAKMRVLRPQVEEINAKYPNQDQAMERQRQIMELYNRAGASPMSGCIPMLLQMPILIALFMFFPSAIELRHESFLWAHDLSTYDAIISWDAQIPLISTYFGNHISLFCLLMTITNIIYTKYNMEMTNTGQQQMPGMKAVMYLMPLMFLFIFNSYASGLTYYYFISTLITIAQTLFFRYTIDEEKLLAKLEANKRRPMKKSGFMKRLEEAQRMQQEQLKRQQDQLKHQREQREQQKSNRHKQS; encoded by the coding sequence ATGGATAAAAATACAATTATTGGATTTGTTCTGATCGGCATCGTCTTGTTTGGCTTTAGTTGGTTGAATCGCCCGACTCCAGAACAAATCGAAGCTCAACGCCGTTATCAGGATTCTATTGCCCAGATCGAAATGGCAAAACAGGCTGAACAGGAAAAGCAGCAAGCTGATCCAATGGCCAGCTTTAATAATCTTCCTGATTCTGTAAAACAGGATCGTCTGTCAAGCAGCTTTGGTTCATTTGCCACAGCGATGACAGGAAAAGAAGAATTTGTCACTCTCGAGAATGAGAAAGTATCTGTCAAGTTAAGTTCCAAAGGCGGACGCGTTGTTTCTGCAACGCTGAAAGAATATGACAATTATAAGGGCGAACCGCTGGTCTTGTTCGACCAGGAAGAATCATTCTTTGATTTGTCATTAGTAACAGCAGCCAATCAGCGGGTCAATACAAAAGACATGTTCTTTACTCCTATCAAAGGAAATGATCCGAATGCCGTGACAATGCGCTTGCAGCTGAATGAAGGAAGTTATCTGGACTTCATCTATGCGCTGCAACCAGACGATTACCGCATGGACTATTCTATAAAAGGGACAGGCTTGAATGGCGTTCTTTCTCCGGCAACAGAAACGCTTACGCTTACCTGGGTACAAGATATACGCCAACAGGAAAAAGGTCGCAAATTCGAGAACCGATATGTAGGCTTATATTATAAGGTAGCGAATGATGATGTTGAGAACCTGAGTGAAACCAGCAATGATAACAAATCGGTTAAAGAATCTTTGCAATGGATAGGTTATAAGGATATGTTCTTCTCCACCGTATTAGCATCAAAAGACGGATTTACGGATGTCAAATTTGATTCTAAGATGTATAATGCCGGTGAATACATGAAGAATTTCCACACTACAGCATCAATTGCATTTGATTTGAATGGAACAAAGAGTACTGATTTCCAATACTTCTTCGTCCCGAACAAATATTCGTTGCTGAAAGATTACAACGATATAGTTTCAGACGGACCTGAATTACGTTTGGAAAAACTGGTTCCTCTGGGCTGGGGTATTTTCAGATGGGTTAATCAATACTTCATCATTCCATTATTCAATTTCTTAGGAAGCTTTATCGGCAACTATGGATGGTTGATCTTCTTGATGACGGTTATTGTCAAACTGATTTTGTTCCCATTGACCTATAAGTCGTATATGTCATCTGCCAAGATGCGTGTTCTTCGTCCCCAAGTGGAAGAAATCAATGCCAAATATCCGAATCAGGATCAGGCCATGGAGCGCCAGCGTCAGATTATGGAATTGTACAACCGGGCAGGAGCCAGTCCGATGAGTGGATGTATCCCGATGCTGCTACAAATGCCTATTTTGATTGCCCTCTTCATGTTCTTCCCGTCGGCTATTGAGTTACGTCACGAGAGTTTCCTGTGGGCTCATGATTTATCAACGTATGATGCTATCATCAGCTGGGATGCACAAATTCCATTGATCTCTACTTATTTTGGCAATCATATCAGTTTATTCTGTCTGTTAATGACCATTACCAATATTATATATACAAAATATAATATGGAAATGACCAATACCGGACAGCAACAAATGCCGGGTATGAAGGCTGTGATGTATCTGATGCCGTTAATGTTTTTGTTTATCTTCAACAGCTATGCATCAGGTTTGACGTATTACTACTTTATTTCTACGTTAATCACAATTGCACAGACTTTATTCTTCCGATATACCATAGATGAAGAAAAGCTGTTGGCAAAACTGGAAGCCAATAAGCGTCGTCCAATGAAAAAGTCAGGTTTCATGAAACGACTCGAAGAAGCTCAGCGCATGCAACAGGAGCAGTTAAAACGTCAGCAGGATCAATTGAAACATCAGCGTGAACAACGCGAACAGCAGAAAAGCAATCGTCACAAACAAAGCTGA
- a CDS encoding Gfo/Idh/MocA family protein, with the protein MKERIKVGIIGFGRMGGFYLTEMLKNPKWEVAYICDVDPEARAYARKFSPMSKVVADEDIVFADPQVQVVGLFTLANNRLEQIEKAVRAGKHIISEKPVADTIDREWEAVRLIESSKQLATVNLYLRNSWYHNTIKRFIQSGEIGELAIIRICHMTPGLAPGEGHEYEGPAFHDCGMHYVDITRWYAGCEFKTWHAQAIRMWNYKDPWWLQCHGTFENGIVFDITQGFVYGQLSKDQTHNSYVDIIGTKGIARMTHDFKTAVVELRGVNQTERIEKPYGGKNIDVLCDLFADSIYENKLNPQLAIARDSALASEYAWKFLEDARHHDLPAIGNLETLDEIRERRKHMTNGYGLLHHR; encoded by the coding sequence ATGAAAGAAAGAATTAAAGTAGGGATTATTGGCTTCGGACGTATGGGTGGATTTTACCTGACGGAAATGCTGAAGAATCCAAAGTGGGAAGTTGCCTATATTTGTGATGTTGATCCGGAAGCCAGAGCTTATGCTCGTAAATTTTCTCCTATGTCGAAAGTGGTGGCAGATGAGGATATTGTTTTTGCAGATCCTCAAGTGCAGGTTGTGGGGTTATTTACTTTGGCTAATAATCGCCTGGAACAAATTGAAAAGGCTGTTCGTGCCGGAAAACACATTATCTCTGAGAAACCAGTGGCTGATACCATTGATCGGGAATGGGAAGCTGTCAGGCTTATCGAAAGCTCTAAACAATTAGCTACGGTAAATCTGTATTTACGGAATTCCTGGTATCATAATACCATTAAACGTTTTATTCAGAGTGGAGAGATAGGTGAACTGGCGATCATCCGGATTTGTCATATGACTCCAGGTCTGGCTCCCGGGGAAGGTCATGAATATGAAGGCCCCGCGTTTCATGATTGTGGCATGCATTATGTGGATATTACCCGATGGTATGCAGGATGTGAATTCAAAACCTGGCATGCTCAAGCTATCCGGATGTGGAATTATAAAGATCCATGGTGGCTTCAGTGCCATGGTACATTCGAGAATGGTATCGTATTCGATATTACGCAAGGTTTTGTTTACGGACAGCTATCAAAAGATCAAACGCATAATTCGTATGTGGATATAATCGGAACGAAAGGAATTGCTCGCATGACGCACGATTTTAAGACTGCAGTTGTTGAGTTACGTGGTGTCAATCAGACAGAACGGATAGAAAAGCCTTATGGAGGGAAGAATATAGACGTTTTATGTGATTTGTTCGCCGATTCAATTTATGAAAACAAGTTGAATCCTCAATTAGCGATTGCCCGTGATTCGGCCCTTGCTTCTGAATATGCCTGGAAATTTCTGGAAGATGCTCGCCATCATGATCTGCCGGCTATTGGAAATCTGGAAACTTTGGATGAGATCCGTGAACGCCGGAAGCATATGACAAATGGATATGGATTGCTTCATCATCGTTGA
- the kdsB gene encoding 3-deoxy-manno-octulosonate cytidylyltransferase has product MKFIGIIPARYASSRFPGKPLADMDGKPMIQRVYEQVIQAVDDVCVATDDERIEAAVKVFGGKVVMTSDKHRSGTDRCFEAYQKIGKGFDVVINIQGDEPFIHPEQIETIKACFTDDEIQIATLVKPFRPDDDFETTLFNPNSPKVVVNKKMEAMYFSRSIIPYIRGKKYTEWLPNHTFYKHIGMYAYRADILAEITALPQSTLELAESLEQLRWLENGYKIKVGITEQETIGIDTPADLEKALVYLRQHK; this is encoded by the coding sequence ATGAAGTTTATAGGAATAATTCCGGCCCGTTATGCTTCTTCCCGTTTCCCGGGAAAGCCTTTGGCGGATATGGATGGAAAGCCCATGATCCAGCGTGTTTATGAACAGGTAATTCAGGCAGTAGATGACGTTTGTGTAGCAACTGATGACGAGCGGATAGAAGCCGCAGTGAAGGTTTTCGGCGGAAAGGTTGTCATGACCTCAGATAAACATCGGAGTGGTACGGACCGTTGTTTTGAAGCTTATCAGAAGATCGGAAAAGGATTTGATGTAGTGATAAACATCCAGGGCGATGAACCTTTCATTCATCCGGAACAAATTGAGACCATAAAGGCTTGTTTTACGGATGATGAGATACAGATTGCTACATTGGTAAAGCCGTTCCGTCCTGATGATGATTTTGAAACCACCTTGTTTAATCCGAATTCTCCTAAAGTTGTTGTCAACAAGAAGATGGAAGCCATGTATTTCAGTCGTTCGATTATTCCTTATATTCGGGGAAAGAAATACACAGAGTGGTTACCTAACCATACATTTTACAAACACATTGGCATGTATGCTTATCGGGCAGATATATTGGCCGAGATTACAGCTTTACCCCAGTCGACGCTGGAACTGGCAGAAAGTCTGGAACAACTTCGCTGGTTGGAAAATGGATACAAGATAAAAGTAGGTATAACCGAACAGGAAACGATTGGAATTGATACGCCGGCTGATCTGGAAAAAGCACTGGTTTATCTTCGTCAGCATAAATAA
- a CDS encoding cation:proton antiporter, giving the protein MSGVSALISDLAVILICASLVTILFKWLKQPVVLGYIVAGILAGPACDFTPTVTATESIKVWADIGVIFLLFTLGLDFSFKKLMKVGGTAITGAITVVVGMMLVGYATGLALGWGHMNAIFLGGMLSMSSTTIIFKAFDDMGLRNQRFAGVVLGILVVEDLFAVLMMVLLSTLAVSKQVEGMELLNSVIKLTVFLLFCFVIGIYLIPSFLNKCRKYLNDETLLVVSIGLCLFMVLIATKAGFSSALGAFIMGSILAETIEAEHIERLVKPVKDLFGAIFFVSVGMLIDPELLWEYKFPILILTIIVMVGQICFGTFGVLLSGQPLKIAVQSGFSLAQIGEFAFILASLGLTLKVTDHFLYPIVVAVSVVTTFFTPYMIRMAEPVYKRLDAWIPDRWKRMLLKYSSGSTTIHQKSDWHRLLKSLLRIVATYTSVSVVLIFVWLQYVSPLILSYIPGLPGSLLSLLLILALISPMLRAIIMKKNHSEEFQKLWGDSKFNRGSLVSLIVLRILLCIALVMIPVARLLNVAVSYMWVVASIVIGAIIFSRKLKHQSILMERRFFSNLTAREQEEEKHATINHRFANHMLERDLHLADFEVRQNSPTVGKTLKELNFRKICNVNVVTIIRGNIRINIPGGDERLYPFDKIIVVGSDDDLAHFRTYIDEKYQAYNKNLSESKEVNIEQFQIQKGSKLIGRSIQESGIRDKATCLVIGIERGETSLKNPLPTTVFEEGDIVWVVGEHEKIVRLSDGEVL; this is encoded by the coding sequence ATGTCAGGTGTATCTGCTTTGATTTCAGATCTGGCCGTTATATTAATCTGTGCCAGTTTAGTAACTATTTTATTCAAGTGGTTAAAACAACCCGTTGTTTTAGGTTATATTGTTGCGGGGATTTTGGCTGGTCCTGCATGTGATTTTACGCCAACCGTAACAGCTACGGAAAGTATAAAAGTCTGGGCTGATATTGGTGTTATCTTTTTACTGTTTACCTTGGGATTGGATTTCAGCTTCAAGAAGCTGATGAAAGTGGGTGGAACAGCTATCACAGGAGCTATCACCGTTGTCGTCGGTATGATGCTGGTCGGGTATGCAACCGGTTTGGCATTAGGCTGGGGACATATGAATGCCATCTTTTTAGGAGGTATGTTATCAATGTCGTCAACGACGATCATTTTCAAGGCTTTTGATGATATGGGGCTGCGGAATCAGCGATTTGCCGGAGTAGTATTGGGAATACTGGTTGTTGAAGACCTGTTTGCGGTTTTAATGATGGTTTTGCTTTCGACTTTGGCAGTCAGTAAGCAAGTCGAAGGCATGGAATTGTTGAATAGTGTGATTAAATTGACCGTATTTCTGCTGTTCTGTTTTGTGATAGGTATTTACCTTATTCCTTCTTTCTTGAATAAATGCAGAAAATATCTGAATGATGAGACTTTGCTTGTCGTTAGTATTGGCTTATGCTTATTTATGGTATTGATTGCTACGAAAGCCGGTTTCTCATCGGCGTTGGGTGCTTTTATTATGGGCTCTATTTTAGCAGAAACCATAGAAGCAGAACATATTGAGAGATTGGTAAAACCGGTCAAGGACCTTTTTGGTGCGATCTTTTTCGTCTCTGTCGGCATGCTGATTGATCCGGAATTGTTGTGGGAATATAAATTCCCTATACTGATACTGACTATTATTGTGATGGTTGGGCAAATTTGCTTTGGTACATTTGGAGTCTTGCTTTCAGGCCAGCCTTTGAAGATTGCTGTTCAGTCTGGTTTTTCTTTAGCTCAGATTGGTGAGTTCGCGTTTATCCTGGCGTCGTTGGGTTTGACATTGAAAGTAACAGACCATTTCCTGTATCCAATAGTTGTAGCCGTGTCTGTTGTAACCACCTTTTTTACGCCTTACATGATACGCATGGCGGAACCGGTTTACAAACGGTTGGATGCCTGGATACCAGACCGCTGGAAACGCATGTTACTGAAATATTCATCAGGGTCTACAACAATACATCAAAAGAGTGACTGGCATCGGTTGTTAAAGTCGTTGCTGCGTATAGTGGCTACCTACACATCTGTTTCTGTTGTTTTGATTTTTGTCTGGTTGCAGTATGTTTCTCCATTGATTTTGTCTTATATACCGGGATTACCTGGAAGCCTTTTGTCATTATTATTGATTCTGGCTCTCATTTCTCCGATGTTGCGGGCTATTATCATGAAGAAGAATCATTCTGAAGAGTTTCAGAAGTTATGGGGAGATAGTAAATTCAACCGGGGTTCATTGGTCTCGCTGATTGTCCTGCGAATTCTTCTTTGCATTGCCTTAGTTATGATTCCGGTAGCTCGTCTACTGAATGTGGCGGTCAGCTATATGTGGGTTGTCGCTTCGATTGTGATTGGAGCCATTATTTTCTCACGGAAGTTAAAACACCAGTCTATTTTGATGGAGCGACGTTTCTTTAGTAATTTAACAGCCAGAGAGCAGGAAGAAGAAAAACATGCAACAATCAATCATCGTTTTGCCAATCATATGTTGGAACGTGATTTGCACTTGGCGGACTTCGAAGTACGCCAGAATTCTCCTACGGTCGGAAAGACTTTGAAAGAACTGAATTTCCGTAAGATATGCAATGTGAACGTTGTTACAATTATCCGCGGTAATATCCGGATCAATATACCAGGTGGAGATGAACGCTTGTATCCGTTTGATAAAATAATAGTAGTAGGTTCTGATGATGATTTGGCTCATTTCCGGACTTATATTGATGAGAAATATCAGGCATATAATAAGAATCTGTCAGAATCAAAGGAAGTGAATATCGAGCAGTTCCAAATACAGAAAGGTTCTAAGCTGATCGGACGTTCAATACAGGAGTCGGGCATTCGTGATAAGGCTACTTGTCTGGTGATCGGTATAGAACGTGGTGAGACCTCTTTGAAGAATCCATTACCTACGACGGTATTTGAGGAAGGCGATATCGTATGGGTTGTGGGTGAACATGAGAAGATTGTTCGCCTGAGTGATGGAGAAGTTTTATAA